A single Triticum dicoccoides isolate Atlit2015 ecotype Zavitan chromosome 2A, WEW_v2.0, whole genome shotgun sequence DNA region contains:
- the LOC119354938 gene encoding violaxanthin de-epoxidase, chloroplastic-like — protein sequence MLSRQCFKHVFPAEGSSSSVLHGPGSRGAASRGRTTLNFHRCCVRASLWRTDHLHISTARSSEVKVHTVLQLPDVFNSIKSWSKLQLVTVTGLAACVVLLVPSAGATDALKTCTCLLKECRIELAKCIANPSCAANVACLNTCNNRPDETECQIKCGDLFENSVVDEFNECAVSRKKCVPKKSDVGEFPVPDPSALVKNFNMEDFRGKWYISSGLNPTFDTFDCQLHEFRLEGDRLVANLAWRIPTPDTGFFTRGAVQRFVQDSSQPAILYNHDNEYLHYQDDWYILSSKIENKDDDYIFVYYRGRNDAWDGYGGAVVYTRSKELPETIVPELERAAKSVGRDFSTFIRTDNTCGAEPPLADRIERTVEKGEKLIVDEVKEIEGEIEGEVKELEREEETLVKRLADGIMEVKQDVMNFFQGLSKEEMEILDQLNLEATEVEELFSRSLPIRKLR from the exons ATGTTGTCGCGGCAGTGCTTTAAACACGTCTTCCCAGCCGAAGGCTCCTCCTCCAGCGTTCTCCACGGTCCCGGCTCTAGAGGTGCAGCCAGCAGGGGCCGCACCACCCTCAACTTCCACCGGTGTTGCGTCAGGGCTAGCTTATGGAGGACCGATCACCTGCACATAAGCACCGCTCGATCGTCCGAG GTTAAGGTACACACAGTACTGCAACTGCCAGatgttttcaatagcatcaaaaGCTGGAGCAAACTGCAACTGGTCACGGTGACAGGGCTGGCGGCATGTGTGGTTCTGCTAGTCCCTTCTGCCGGTGCCACTGATGCTCTCAAGACATGCACTTGCCTGCTCAAGGAATGCAG GATCGAGCTGGCCAAATGCATAGCCAACCCATCATGTGCAGCAAATGTGGCATGCTTAAATACATGTAACAATCGACCTGACGAGACTGAATGCCAG ATCAAATGTGGGGATCTGTTCGAGAACAGCGTGGTCGATGAATTCAACGAGTGCGCCGTTTCACGCAAAAAATGTGTCCCCAAAAAGTCTGATGTTGGGGAGTTCCCCGTCCCCGATCCATCTGCCCTTGTCAAGAACTTCAACATGGAAGATTTTAGAGGCAAGTGGTACATTTCAAGTGGCCTAAATCCTACTTTTGACACGTTCGATTGCCAGCTTCACGAGTTTCGTCTCGAGGGAGACAGGCTTGTTGCAAATTTGGCATGGAGAATTCCCACCCCGGACACCGGCTTCTTCACCAGGGGGGCCGTGCAGCGGTTCGTACAGGATTCCTCACAACCAGCAATATTGTATAACCATGACAACGAGTACCTGCACTATCAGGATGACTG GTACATTCTCTCATCGAAAATAGAGAACAAGGACGATGACTACATATTTGTATACTACCGTGGAAGAAATGATGCATGGGATGGATATGGTGGCGCTGTTGTGTACACAAGAAGCAAGGAATTACCTGAGACAATAGTCCCCGAGCTAGAAAGGGCTGCGAAAAGCGTAGGGCGGGACTTCTCCACATTTATCAGGACAGACAACACCTGTGGTGCTGAGCCTCCTCTTGCCGATAGAATCGAGAGGACTGTTGAAAAAGGGGAGAAGCTCATCGTTGATGAGGTAAAGGAGATCGAAGGGGAGATCGAGGGAGAGGTCAAAGAgctggagagggaggaggagacaCTGGTTAAGAGGTTGGCAGATGGCATCATGGAGGTCAAACAGGATGTGATGAACTTCTTTCAGGGTTTGAGCAAAGAGGAGATGGAAATTTTGGATCAGCTGAACTTGGAGGCGACCGAGGTCGAGGAGCTCTTCAGCCGCTCCCTGCCGATAAGGAAGCTAAGATAG